From one Paenibacillus sp. FSL K6-1330 genomic stretch:
- a CDS encoding glycosyltransferase family 2 protein yields the protein MQKTSIIIPTFNGKDLLKDCIYSIKLHTKEPYEIIVVDNGSSDGTVDICRQEGITFISLASNVGFPAACNKGLKIATGDTILLLNNDVIVTRNWLQNMLNCLNSETNIGIVGPLTNYASGKQQIDMPYTSLEEMSSQLNEPDAKKWLQVERIVGMCFLFKRELMDRIGLLDERYSPGHYEDDDYCHRARNAGYTFRIAGDVFVFHHGSASFAKQDMSKVKHLVDINRQKFIDKWGVDPTIYV from the coding sequence ATGCAAAAAACAAGTATCATTATTCCAACTTTCAATGGAAAGGATCTGCTAAAGGATTGTATTTATTCCATTAAACTTCATACGAAAGAGCCCTATGAGATCATTGTTGTCGATAATGGTTCCTCCGACGGTACCGTTGATATTTGCCGTCAGGAGGGGATTACCTTCATTTCATTGGCAAGTAACGTTGGCTTTCCGGCAGCATGCAACAAGGGATTAAAAATCGCAACCGGCGATACGATACTTCTGCTGAATAATGATGTCATTGTCACCCGCAACTGGTTACAGAATATGTTGAATTGTTTGAACAGCGAAACGAATATCGGTATCGTCGGACCACTTACCAACTATGCGAGCGGCAAGCAACAGATCGATATGCCTTATACCAGTTTGGAAGAGATGTCGAGCCAGCTGAATGAGCCGGATGCGAAAAAGTGGCTACAGGTGGAACGAATCGTCGGAATGTGCTTCCTGTTTAAACGGGAGTTAATGGACCGCATCGGACTGCTGGACGAACGTTATTCCCCGGGTCATTATGAGGACGATGATTATTGTCACCGGGCCAGGAATGCGGGATATACGTTCAGGATAGCTGGGGATGTCTTTGTTTTTCATCATGGGAGTGCCAGCTTTGCCAAGCAGGACATGAGTAAAGTGAAGCATCTTGTTGATATAAACAGACAGAAGTTTATTGATAAATGGGGCGTCGATCCAACGATCTATGTATAA
- a CDS encoding sugar phosphate nucleotidyltransferase, whose amino-acid sequence MKGVILAGGTGTRLYPLTKVINKHLLPVGKVPMICHGIEKFKKAGIEDILIVIGKQSAGLYIDLIGSGKEWGVNATFKIQEEAGGIAQALYLAEPFVTPGEKFVVLLGDNLFEDHLTTYVQDFEKQADGARVLLKKVHDPKRYGVPVLEKDNIVMIEEKPEEPQSDYCVTGIYMYDSTVFETIRAIKPSARGELEITDVNNVYASKGKLAYDILEGWWTDAGTFQSLYQASGRL is encoded by the coding sequence ATGAAAGGCGTCATTCTGGCAGGAGGTACGGGCACCCGTCTTTATCCATTGACCAAAGTCATAAATAAACATCTGCTGCCTGTCGGGAAAGTTCCGATGATATGTCACGGAATAGAGAAATTCAAAAAAGCGGGTATTGAAGATATTCTCATTGTGATCGGCAAGCAATCTGCGGGTTTATATATAGACCTGATCGGCAGTGGAAAAGAGTGGGGAGTAAATGCCACGTTTAAAATCCAGGAAGAAGCCGGGGGGATTGCCCAAGCTTTATACCTTGCCGAACCGTTCGTAACACCAGGCGAAAAGTTCGTGGTACTTCTTGGGGATAATCTGTTTGAAGATCATCTAACCACTTATGTTCAAGATTTTGAAAAACAAGCCGATGGGGCGCGTGTACTTCTGAAGAAAGTTCATGATCCAAAGCGATACGGAGTTCCAGTCTTGGAGAAAGACAACATCGTAATGATTGAAGAAAAACCGGAGGAACCCCAATCTGATTATTGTGTAACCGGTATTTATATGTATGATTCGACTGTGTTTGAAACGATCCGAGCCATTAAACCATCGGCACGAGGTGAATTGGAAATAACAGACGTTAACAATGTGTACGCGTCGAAGGGGAAACTTGCCTATGACATTTTAGAGGGATGGTGGACGGATGCAGGAACCTTCCAGTCCTTATACCAAGCCAGTGGCCGATTGTAG
- a CDS encoding DUF3880 domain-containing protein, with the protein MRIMNDHLLLQGEEQSAHMEGYRNGFTEGRREGYRIGFSDAVIRSLPKEEEPIRDLRILYVTTGIGVPYPALDQAVTEALKVLVRSLSVANPSDDIVLLAKKFQPDLVLALNGVVLEADTLKELRDSGFKTAIWFTDDPYYTDWTVSIAPRYDYIFTLESNCVSFYRDLGCEHVYHLPFAVNPNVFYPKHVPTSYQTDICFIGTAYWNRVELMDHLAPILKNKKVVISGWWWDRMQHYAQLSDKIKLGDWMTPEDTATYYNGAKIVINQHRSSDDDTINANSRKVQALSVNPRTFEISGCGTLQLSDIRHDMSQLYSPGSEIETYGSYGELMDKIDYYLRHEEERQRIALNGFMRTRKDHTYHKRLGLMLRTIFP; encoded by the coding sequence ATGAGAATAATGAATGATCATTTGTTGCTTCAGGGAGAGGAACAATCGGCTCACATGGAAGGATACAGAAACGGTTTTACAGAGGGGCGGAGAGAGGGGTACCGGATTGGTTTTTCCGATGCAGTTATACGATCTTTACCCAAGGAAGAGGAGCCGATCCGGGATCTCCGAATTCTCTATGTCACCACAGGCATTGGCGTTCCGTATCCTGCGCTTGATCAAGCGGTGACTGAAGCTTTAAAGGTACTGGTTCGAAGTCTTTCGGTTGCAAATCCTTCAGATGATATCGTTCTTTTGGCTAAGAAATTTCAGCCGGATCTAGTACTAGCGTTAAACGGAGTTGTTTTGGAAGCTGATACGCTCAAGGAGCTGCGGGATAGCGGATTTAAAACGGCCATTTGGTTTACTGACGACCCGTACTATACGGACTGGACGGTATCGATCGCTCCCCGTTACGATTACATTTTTACGCTTGAATCAAACTGCGTATCTTTTTATCGAGATTTAGGTTGTGAACACGTCTATCATTTGCCTTTTGCAGTCAATCCTAATGTATTTTACCCGAAGCATGTACCCACCTCATATCAAACCGATATCTGTTTTATTGGAACAGCGTATTGGAACAGAGTGGAGTTAATGGATCATCTAGCCCCGATTCTGAAAAATAAAAAAGTGGTTATCTCTGGATGGTGGTGGGACCGGATGCAGCATTACGCCCAGCTGTCTGACAAGATCAAACTCGGAGATTGGATGACGCCAGAGGATACGGCCACCTATTATAATGGTGCCAAAATTGTGATCAACCAGCACCGTTCATCAGATGATGATACGATCAATGCCAACAGTAGAAAAGTACAGGCGCTTTCCGTTAATCCCCGCACATTTGAAATATCCGGCTGTGGCACACTTCAGTTATCGGATATCCGCCATGATATGAGCCAGTTATATTCCCCAGGATCGGAGATAGAGACCTATGGTTCTTATGGTGAATTGATGGATAAAATCGACTATTATTTGCGTCATGAGGAAGAGAGACAGCGAATTGCGTTGAACGGCTTTATGAGAACAAGAAAGGATCATACCTATCATAAACGTTTAGGTTTGATGCTTCGTACTATTTTCCCCTAG
- a CDS encoding GT-D fold domain-containing glycosyltransferase, giving the protein MLEQAAASFNEGFDTGYDEAMMRSQQHSVPETKVKPSSGEGYAKGYYDGGEGIVDSILPELEVLPEISIRHIIEEGMKQLSSQYYRLMSAAEVAGRIKEALDSSSPLSVIRLGDGELLTLAQEMVLNEDEVRKEGHFLSYAGVSLPDLIARDLLAASVRNADIVGIPKLRLPNFQPLCFSVFKAHGIDYRKLQLTLSTVNYALHLEGLLPGILAGRRVLVVGNSAPGLSRVLSDRGIKVTGTVAPVEGMYDIPRTMNEIRGHPFDIALVGAGIPAVIITERIASELGKVAIDFGHLADSLTNGESTL; this is encoded by the coding sequence TTGTTGGAGCAAGCTGCAGCTTCTTTTAATGAAGGTTTTGATACCGGCTATGACGAGGCCATGATGAGGTCGCAGCAGCATTCCGTACCCGAAACGAAGGTCAAACCAAGCTCGGGAGAGGGGTACGCGAAGGGATACTATGATGGAGGAGAAGGTATTGTGGACTCGATTCTACCGGAGCTCGAGGTTCTCCCTGAAATTTCAATTCGCCATATTATTGAAGAAGGTATGAAGCAACTGAGTTCTCAGTATTATCGTCTTATGAGCGCGGCGGAAGTTGCGGGAAGGATTAAAGAAGCTTTAGACTCAAGTTCCCCGTTGTCTGTTATCCGTTTAGGGGATGGAGAATTGCTTACGCTTGCGCAGGAAATGGTTTTGAACGAGGATGAGGTGCGGAAAGAAGGACATTTTTTAAGCTACGCCGGTGTTAGTTTACCCGATCTAATAGCAAGGGATCTGCTGGCAGCCTCTGTGAGAAATGCAGATATCGTTGGAATTCCCAAATTAAGATTGCCAAACTTCCAACCTCTGTGCTTTTCCGTGTTTAAAGCTCACGGCATTGATTATCGAAAGTTACAGCTAACCTTATCGACAGTCAACTATGCATTACATTTGGAAGGTTTGTTGCCTGGGATCCTTGCAGGACGTCGAGTTCTCGTTGTGGGCAATTCTGCTCCTGGTCTTTCACGGGTGTTGTCAGATCGCGGAATCAAGGTGACCGGCACGGTTGCTCCCGTGGAAGGAATGTACGATATTCCAAGAACAATGAATGAAATTCGAGGTCATCCATTCGACATCGCACTTGTGGGTGCCGGCATTCCGGCTGTTATCATTACAGAGCGCATAGCCTCAGAGCTCGGGAAAGTCGCCATTGATTTCGGGCATTTGGCTGATTCATTAACCAATGGAGAGTCAACCTTATGA
- a CDS encoding glycosyltransferase family 2 protein: protein MNQMSNHKRNGYNDGFNKGFNSGYKDGYSRGRHVGITQFTNVFQGTSIIVPTYNQLDYLKECIESILHYTDAPYELIIIDNASDDGTAEFLKSSQGLRFQINEENLGFAGAVNQGLMMAKGTTLMILNNDSVVTTNWLSNLLNCLQSDSRFGIVGPVTNYISGDQLIHVSYQDIAEMQQFSKSYNQSNANSWIATERLTGFCMLIRRDDFNRLGFFDEGFEIGNCEDDDYGLRARLLGMQLVIAKDTFIHHYGSVSMKTLNSKFEQVYANNLTFYSSKWGDPHDMLSLKWQQNMNSTIKLRTIDLYPTCIFVRGASSKTYWIENGIRYPVHGASGIQPVRVSQVDLRCWPLGDGISAEDAIGRVKTVYFSSDSWEQEGRLIKLKNDSVYQYKGKRLHRFMNRLAVAAWHLDSYEPLLVNEQEVQKYEEEAPIISPPVIKADNI, encoded by the coding sequence ATGAATCAGATGAGCAATCATAAAAGAAATGGTTACAACGACGGATTTAACAAAGGATTCAATTCCGGCTACAAGGATGGATATTCCCGTGGGCGGCATGTGGGAATAACCCAATTCACAAATGTCTTCCAAGGTACAAGTATCATTGTGCCGACCTATAATCAGCTTGACTATTTAAAAGAATGCATTGAAAGTATCCTCCACTATACTGATGCGCCGTATGAACTCATTATTATTGATAATGCATCTGATGACGGTACAGCAGAATTTCTCAAATCCTCCCAAGGACTCCGCTTTCAAATTAATGAAGAAAATTTAGGCTTTGCAGGTGCTGTCAATCAGGGACTTATGATGGCAAAAGGAACAACGTTGATGATCTTAAATAATGATTCCGTAGTAACGACCAACTGGCTCTCGAATTTGCTCAACTGTTTGCAAAGCGACTCACGGTTCGGAATTGTCGGACCGGTGACAAATTATATCAGCGGAGATCAACTGATCCATGTTAGCTACCAAGATATAGCTGAGATGCAGCAATTCTCCAAATCATACAATCAATCTAATGCGAACAGCTGGATCGCGACAGAACGATTGACGGGTTTTTGCATGTTGATTCGGCGAGATGACTTTAACCGATTGGGTTTTTTTGACGAAGGTTTTGAGATTGGAAACTGTGAAGACGACGATTATGGGCTGCGTGCCCGGCTTCTTGGCATGCAGCTAGTTATAGCAAAGGATACGTTTATTCATCATTACGGCAGCGTCAGTATGAAGACGTTAAATTCCAAATTCGAACAAGTGTATGCAAATAATCTTACGTTCTACTCCAGTAAATGGGGAGATCCCCATGATATGTTGTCCCTGAAGTGGCAGCAAAACATGAACAGCACGATAAAGCTGCGTACCATTGATTTGTATCCGACATGTATCTTCGTGAGAGGCGCCAGTTCGAAAACGTATTGGATAGAGAACGGGATCAGGTATCCGGTTCATGGTGCCAGCGGAATTCAGCCAGTCCGAGTTTCACAGGTTGATCTGCGTTGCTGGCCGCTTGGGGATGGTATTTCTGCGGAGGACGCCATTGGGCGTGTGAAGACTGTATATTTCTCATCGGATTCATGGGAGCAAGAAGGCAGGCTGATCAAACTTAAGAATGACAGTGTATATCAGTACAAGGGGAAGAGACTGCACCGATTCATGAATCGGCTCGCAGTGGCTGCTTGGCACCTTGATTCTTACGAGCCATTGCTAGTGAACGAGCAAGAGGTTCAGAAATATGAGGAGGAAGCTCCGATCATTTCTCCTCCGGTAATTAAGGCAGATAACATTTAA
- a CDS encoding glycosyltransferase: MALRKKTRPRKRVGKGKRRPVRLSAYQIGSMDGFQRGKEEGFAQGRAEAQKRSHNAVAVIESELPKMDVLVIAAGMIPSLEIGVIQPLSALKKQENLQFDVKLETDVTHEMVAAANTIVFVRNVEPAAYALLEMAHQLKKRTVYVIDDNFLEIQPTTSVGEYYNDPIRRETFIKFLKNTQIIKVDAPDLGTYIHERYNRHVIYFPASIDFEWLDQNDRGDKSQEQVVIGYAGGDKEEDFVPVISALNKILDYYGGFVRLEFFGYLPPSLAEHPSVKYEGGGMEYKEFMKKLNQSNWNIGIAPLANNSFNKGKTNTKFREYGACGIPGIYSKSPVYMHWVEQGETGYLVEHNEEHWYEGIKAMIEDPEMRQRIKENAQRAARQHFALQTCIDNWKKFIFKT; this comes from the coding sequence ATGGCTTTAAGAAAAAAAACAAGGCCTCGAAAGCGAGTTGGAAAAGGAAAACGCCGACCTGTTCGTCTTAGCGCATATCAAATAGGGAGTATGGATGGTTTTCAGCGAGGAAAAGAGGAAGGTTTTGCACAAGGGCGTGCGGAAGCCCAGAAAAGGTCTCATAACGCTGTGGCCGTTATCGAGTCGGAGCTGCCAAAGATGGATGTTCTCGTTATCGCGGCAGGCATGATACCTTCGCTTGAAATCGGCGTTATTCAGCCCCTTAGTGCACTGAAAAAACAAGAGAATCTGCAATTCGACGTGAAATTGGAAACCGATGTGACCCATGAAATGGTTGCTGCCGCAAACACGATCGTATTTGTTCGTAATGTTGAGCCAGCTGCTTATGCATTACTGGAGATGGCCCATCAGCTGAAAAAAAGGACGGTATATGTTATTGATGATAATTTCTTGGAGATTCAGCCGACGACTTCAGTCGGGGAATATTATAACGATCCGATCCGAAGAGAGACGTTTATTAAGTTTTTGAAAAACACGCAAATCATTAAAGTAGATGCGCCTGATCTCGGCACCTATATTCATGAGCGATACAATAGACATGTCATTTATTTTCCTGCCAGCATTGATTTTGAGTGGCTGGATCAGAACGACAGGGGAGATAAGAGTCAGGAGCAAGTTGTCATCGGTTATGCAGGAGGGGACAAAGAGGAAGATTTCGTTCCCGTCATTTCCGCTCTGAACAAAATTCTGGATTACTACGGGGGATTTGTGAGACTGGAATTTTTTGGCTACCTTCCGCCTTCATTGGCGGAACATCCAAGCGTTAAGTATGAAGGCGGGGGGATGGAATACAAGGAATTCATGAAGAAATTAAATCAAAGCAACTGGAACATCGGAATTGCGCCCCTCGCTAACAATTCATTTAACAAAGGCAAAACGAATACGAAATTCCGTGAATACGGCGCCTGCGGTATTCCGGGTATATACTCGAAGTCTCCTGTTTATATGCATTGGGTCGAGCAAGGGGAAACAGGCTACCTAGTTGAGCATAACGAGGAGCATTGGTATGAGGGAATCAAGGCCATGATCGAAGATCCAGAGATGCGGCAGCGAATCAAGGAGAATGCGCAAAGGGCAGCTCGGCAGCATTTTGCACTTCAGACATGCATCGATAACTGGAAGAAATTCATATTCAAAACGTAA